The genomic segment CACAGTGAACGGGCAGCCGATTTCGGGGGCATCGGTCGGGGCGCACGGCGGACGGCGAGGCCGCAGGGCCGCCGGACTGTCGGCCCTGGTGCTGAGCGCACTGCTGCTGGCGACGGGGTGCGGGGGCGGCGCCTCCGGGAGCGGCGGCGACGGCAAGGGCGGCGGTACGAAGGTCGAGGACACCGCCGCGTCGCGCGCGGTCGTCACCATCACGCCCAAGGACGGCGCCGACTCCGTCGCCACCAGCGGGGCGCTGAAGATCTCGGCGGAGCAGGGCAAGCTGACCACGGTCAAGGTCGCCGACCCCAAGGGGCAGGAGGTCGAGGGCGCCATCGCGGCGGACGGCGCGAGCTGGGCCCCGGAGCGGCACCTGGCGGCAGCGACCAAGTACACCGTCCACGTGATCGCGAAGGACACCGACGGCCGTCAGTCGGCCAAGGACACCACCTTCACGACGCTGGTCCCGAAGAACACCTTCGTCGGGCAGTACACCCCCGAGGACGGCTCGACGGTCGGCGTCGGCATGCCGGTCTCGATCCACTTCACCCGGGGCATCACCGACCCGGACGCCGTCGAGAAGGCCATCAAGGTGACGGCCGTGCCGGCCGTGCCGATCGAGGGTCACTGGTTCGGCAACGACCGCCTCGACTTCCGCCCGCAGAACTACTGGGCCGCGGGCACCAAGGTCACCGTCCGGATCGGTCTCGACGGGGTCGAGGGGCGCCCCGGTGTGTACGGCAAGCAGACGAGGACGGTGAACTTCACCGTCGGCCGCAGTCAGGTGAGCACGGTCGACGCGGCGTCGCACCGGATGAAGGTGGTCAGGGACGGCAAGGAGATCAAGGACATCGCGATCTCCGCGGGCGCCCCGGCGACCACCACCTACAACGGTCAGATGGTCATCAGCGAGAAGCTGAAGGTGACCCGGATGAACGGTGACACCGTGGGCTTCGGCGGCGAGTACGACATCAAGGACGTGCCGCACGCCATGCGGCTGTCCACGTCGGGCACCTTCATCCACGGCAACTACTGGGGCGGCTCCGGGGTCTTCGGTTCCGCCAACACCAGCCACGGCTGTGTGGGGCTGCGGGACGTGCGCGGCGCCGGGGACGGCAGCACCCCGGCGGCCTGGTTCTTCGACAACTCGCTGATCGGTGACGTGGTGGTCGTGAAGAACTCCAAGGACAAGGTGATCCAGCCGGACAACGGTCTCAACGGCTGGAACATGCCCTGGTCGGAGTGGACCAGGTAGTCCCTTCCCCACCGGCCCGCCCGTACCTCTCCAGCGGTACGGCGGACGGTCGGACGCGGTACGTACCCGGGCGGGCCCGGTGCTGTGACCAACGGCACCGGGCCCGCCCGGGTTAGCGCCGGTTAACCTGCCTGCCATGACCGTAACCCTCGAAGCAAGCGGCGGCGTCGGCACGATCCGGCTGGACCGACCGCCGATGAACGCGCTGGACATCGCGACCCAGGACCGGCTGCGCGAACTCGCCGAAGAGGCGTCCCGCCGCGACGACATCCGTGCCGTGGTGATCCACGGCGGCGAGAAGGTGTTCGCGGCCGGCGCCGACATCAAGGAGATGGAGGCGATGGACCATCCAGCGATGATCGTGCGCTCCAAGGCGCTCCAGGAATCGTTCACCGCCGTGGCCCGGATTCCCAAACCGGTCGTCGCGGCCATCACCGGATACGCCCTGGGCGGTGGCTGTGAGCTGGCGCTGTGCGCCGACTTCAGGATCGCCGCCGACAACGCCAAGCTCGGGCAGCCGGAGATCTTGCTCGGCCTGATCCCGGGCGCGGGCGGCACCCAGCGGCTGGCCCGTCTGATCGGCCCGTCCAAGGCCAAGGACCTGATCTTCACCGGCCGTCATGTGCGGGCCGAGGAGGCCCTGGCGATCGGCCTGGTGGACCGGGTGGTGCCCGCCGCCGAGGTGTACGAGCAGGCGCACTCCTGGGCCGGCCGGCTGGCCAAGGGCCCGGCACTCGCACTGCGGGCGGCGAAGGAGTCCGTCGACGCGGGCCTGGAGACCGACATCGACACCGGTCTGGCGATCGAACGCACGTGGTTCGCAGGTCTGTTCGCCACCGAGGACCGCGAGCGCGGGATGCGCAGCTTCGTGGAGGAGGGACCGGGCAAGGCCAAATTCCTCTGACCGAACGAGAGTTGGGTACAGCCGGACAGGGATTCATCCGTGTGGGCGGATTCGCCGGGCCTTGGGAAAGATGCCAGGCTCGGCGTTCTCCGACCAGGGGAAAAGTCGCCCCAGGACCACAACTGCCCAGCTCAGAGCTTGTGTTGACGGATTTTTTCTGCCCATGGCAT from the Streptomyces sp. AM 4-1-1 genome contains:
- a CDS encoding Ig-like domain-containing protein, with the protein product MNGQPISGASVGAHGGRRGRRAAGLSALVLSALLLATGCGGGASGSGGDGKGGGTKVEDTAASRAVVTITPKDGADSVATSGALKISAEQGKLTTVKVADPKGQEVEGAIAADGASWAPERHLAAATKYTVHVIAKDTDGRQSAKDTTFTTLVPKNTFVGQYTPEDGSTVGVGMPVSIHFTRGITDPDAVEKAIKVTAVPAVPIEGHWFGNDRLDFRPQNYWAAGTKVTVRIGLDGVEGRPGVYGKQTRTVNFTVGRSQVSTVDAASHRMKVVRDGKEIKDIAISAGAPATTTYNGQMVISEKLKVTRMNGDTVGFGGEYDIKDVPHAMRLSTSGTFIHGNYWGGSGVFGSANTSHGCVGLRDVRGAGDGSTPAAWFFDNSLIGDVVVVKNSKDKVIQPDNGLNGWNMPWSEWTR
- a CDS encoding enoyl-CoA hydratase-related protein translates to MTVTLEASGGVGTIRLDRPPMNALDIATQDRLRELAEEASRRDDIRAVVIHGGEKVFAAGADIKEMEAMDHPAMIVRSKALQESFTAVARIPKPVVAAITGYALGGGCELALCADFRIAADNAKLGQPEILLGLIPGAGGTQRLARLIGPSKAKDLIFTGRHVRAEEALAIGLVDRVVPAAEVYEQAHSWAGRLAKGPALALRAAKESVDAGLETDIDTGLAIERTWFAGLFATEDRERGMRSFVEEGPGKAKFL